Proteins encoded within one genomic window of Gimesia sp.:
- a CDS encoding sulfatase, translating to MRLMTRSLILLALILVAGPGLQLRAAEKSKPLNFVFILVDDLGYMDVGCNNPDTFYETPHINRLAKSGMRFTNGYAANPVCSPTRYSIMTGKYPTRVDATNFFSGKRAGKFLPAPLNDRMPLDEVTIAEALKEHGYSTFFAGKWHLGPSEEFWPEKQGFDVNKGGWSRGGPYGGKRYFSPYGNPRLSDGPDGEHLPDRLATETAEFIDAHREQPFFAYLAFYSVHTPLMGPNALVKKYKEKAQRLGLEGKVEFADEEQVFPTDEKRKVRILQKHAVYAAMVESMDRAVGKVLQQLEASGVADNTVVMLTADNGGLSTSEGSPTSNLPLRGGKGWLYEGGIREVFLIRWPGGTQPGSTCDEPVITTDFYPTILDLAGLPMKPEQHLDGVSLKPLLQGEKSLNREALFWHYPHYSNQGGIPGGAIRMDDWKLIERFEDGQAHLYNLKTDVGEKQDLAAAEPERVKQMRRRLHQWYTETDAKFLQAKPGGPEPWRPER from the coding sequence ATGAGACTGATGACGCGCTCCCTGATTCTGCTGGCTTTGATCTTAGTGGCTGGTCCCGGTTTGCAACTGAGGGCTGCCGAGAAATCCAAACCGCTCAACTTCGTCTTTATTCTGGTGGACGATCTGGGCTACATGGATGTGGGCTGCAATAACCCGGACACCTTTTACGAAACGCCACACATTAACCGGCTGGCGAAGTCCGGCATGCGGTTCACCAATGGTTACGCTGCGAACCCGGTCTGCAGTCCCACGCGATACAGCATCATGACCGGAAAATATCCGACTCGCGTAGATGCGACAAATTTCTTTTCCGGGAAACGCGCGGGTAAGTTTCTGCCGGCTCCCCTCAATGACCGGATGCCTCTGGATGAAGTGACAATCGCCGAAGCACTCAAGGAGCATGGGTACTCCACATTCTTTGCAGGGAAGTGGCATCTGGGACCGAGTGAAGAGTTCTGGCCGGAGAAGCAGGGTTTTGATGTTAACAAGGGAGGCTGGTCGCGCGGTGGTCCTTATGGAGGCAAGCGATACTTCTCGCCTTATGGTAATCCACGTTTGAGTGACGGTCCGGATGGCGAGCATCTGCCCGATCGCCTGGCGACGGAGACAGCGGAGTTTATCGACGCGCATCGCGAGCAGCCGTTCTTTGCGTACCTTGCTTTCTATTCGGTGCATACCCCGTTGATGGGACCGAATGCACTGGTCAAGAAATACAAAGAGAAGGCGCAGCGACTGGGGCTGGAAGGCAAAGTCGAATTTGCTGACGAGGAACAGGTCTTCCCCACAGATGAGAAGCGAAAGGTGCGAATTCTACAGAAACATGCCGTGTATGCGGCAATGGTGGAATCAATGGACCGGGCCGTGGGGAAAGTGCTGCAGCAGCTGGAAGCATCCGGCGTGGCGGACAATACCGTGGTGATGCTGACAGCCGATAACGGGGGCCTGAGTACCTCGGAAGGGTCTCCGACTTCCAATCTGCCTCTGCGGGGCGGTAAGGGCTGGTTGTATGAAGGAGGGATTCGCGAGGTCTTTCTGATCCGCTGGCCGGGAGGTACGCAACCAGGAAGTACCTGTGACGAACCCGTCATTACTACCGACTTCTATCCGACAATTCTGGATCTGGCCGGGTTGCCTATGAAGCCGGAACAGCATCTGGATGGTGTGAGTCTGAAACCATTGTTGCAGGGTGAGAAGTCACTGAACCGTGAAGCGTTGTTCTGGCATTACCCGCATTATTCCAATCAGGGTGGGATTCCCGGTGGTGCAATCCGGATGGATGACTGGAAACTGATCGAGCGTTTTGAGGATGGACAGGCTCACCTTTACAATCTGAAAACTGATGTGGGCGAGAAACAGGATCTGGCAGCGGCAGAGCCGGAACGCGTGAAGCAGATGCGTCGTCGATTACATCAGTGGTACACCGAAACGGATGCGAAGTTTCTACAGGCGAAGCCCGGGGGACCGGAGCCCTGGCGTCCCGAAAGATAA
- a CDS encoding MoxR family ATPase, protein MAQSTLPEQSEKYVQKLNLLRDNLSGVIRGKSESIDMMMVALLSNGSVLMEDVPGTGKTTLAKALARSLDVPFNRVQFTPDLLPTDILGSSIYNPVDGTFHFRQGPIFCNILLADEINRASPRTQSALLEAMSESQATIEGVRYELPSPFFVLATQNPVDFHGTYPLPEAQLDRFLIHLQLGYPDAENEMEILFAQSTEHPVDHLERVLNHEEVVQMQEQVKTVHVDQSVARYMIDLVQATRNDPRLKLGVSPRGSLMLFRASQAVAYLKSRTYVLPDDVQQMADYVLAHRLILTSKAKYSSITKMDVVSDIVSKVKVPN, encoded by the coding sequence ATGGCACAGTCCACGCTGCCGGAACAGAGCGAAAAATACGTTCAGAAGTTAAACCTGTTGAGAGACAATCTGAGCGGCGTGATCCGGGGCAAATCTGAGAGCATCGACATGATGATGGTCGCGCTGCTTTCCAACGGTTCGGTGCTGATGGAAGATGTGCCCGGGACTGGAAAGACAACGCTGGCCAAAGCACTGGCCCGTTCGCTGGATGTTCCCTTCAATCGTGTGCAGTTTACGCCCGACCTGCTGCCGACCGATATCCTGGGATCCTCAATCTATAACCCGGTAGACGGCACCTTTCATTTTCGGCAGGGACCGATCTTCTGTAATATTCTGCTGGCTGATGAAATTAACCGGGCATCGCCCCGTACGCAGTCCGCGCTGCTGGAAGCGATGAGCGAATCGCAGGCGACGATTGAAGGCGTGCGGTATGAACTGCCTTCCCCGTTCTTTGTATTGGCGACGCAGAACCCCGTTGATTTCCACGGGACCTATCCACTGCCGGAAGCGCAGCTGGACCGCTTTCTGATTCATCTGCAGCTGGGATACCCGGATGCGGAAAATGAAATGGAGATCCTGTTCGCCCAGTCGACAGAGCACCCGGTCGATCATCTGGAGCGGGTGTTGAACCACGAAGAGGTGGTTCAGATGCAGGAGCAGGTCAAAACGGTGCACGTTGATCAGAGTGTCGCCCGCTACATGATTGACCTGGTCCAGGCGACGAGAAACGATCCGCGGTTGAAGCTGGGCGTGAGCCCCCGTGGTTCTTTGATGCTGTTTCGGGCGTCCCAGGCGGTTGCCTATCTGAAATCGAGAACCTACGTGCTGCCGGATGATGTGCAGCAGATGGCAGACTATGTGCTGGCGCATCGTCTGATTCTGACATCGAAAGCAAAATACAGCAGTATCACCAAAATGGATGTGGTGTCCGATATTGTCAGCAAAGTGAAAGTTCCAAACTAA
- a CDS encoding DUF58 domain-containing protein, whose translation MHVSEYDPYSPTIRKKDSFTNRLLLVRMHKHYWYYRVTYPGKVLLFGFFLSGIGTISVSVPIYNLFSILMALILVDGLASWFFRPRCELEGDFPSQTTAGQPAVGHFTVTNRGWLPVYDMAVAFRWLEKPLAQIDRDDTLNYLPKGESAEVTVTIDAPQRGFYALPKLGVHTLFPFHLNRSGSAALPGKSLLVLPAFHKLTSVDLPVGSKFQPGGIALTSNVGESPEYVGNREYVPGEPARRLDFRSWARLGKPVVREYQEEYYCRIALILDTYMPTEPWLKRKWKSLGQRTGLGTPTAETTNVLEAGISLTASIADALARGEYLIDLFAAGPELYVFRAGRHTAHFDNVLEILSCVDRCPDDPFETIGPAVFEELSNVSTAVCLFLDWDHQREKMARAVLDSGASLKTIIIHDGPTTVPYNADEFGEAYHFTPEEISRGKVETI comes from the coding sequence ATGCACGTCTCGGAATACGATCCTTATTCGCCCACGATTCGCAAGAAAGACTCGTTCACCAACCGGCTGCTGCTGGTGCGGATGCACAAGCATTACTGGTATTACCGGGTGACTTATCCCGGGAAGGTGTTACTGTTCGGTTTCTTTCTATCAGGCATTGGTACGATTTCAGTGTCGGTGCCGATTTATAACCTGTTCAGCATCCTGATGGCGTTGATCCTGGTAGACGGGCTGGCTTCCTGGTTTTTTCGTCCCCGTTGTGAACTTGAGGGGGACTTCCCATCACAGACGACAGCCGGACAGCCAGCGGTGGGACACTTCACGGTGACGAATCGGGGCTGGCTGCCCGTGTATGATATGGCGGTCGCTTTCCGTTGGCTGGAGAAGCCACTGGCCCAGATCGACCGGGATGATACGCTGAATTATCTGCCCAAAGGCGAATCAGCCGAGGTGACTGTTACCATCGATGCACCGCAGCGGGGCTTTTATGCATTGCCCAAGCTGGGCGTGCACACACTGTTTCCCTTTCACCTGAACCGGTCGGGGAGTGCCGCACTGCCGGGGAAATCGCTATTGGTGCTGCCGGCATTTCATAAGCTGACGAGTGTGGATTTACCGGTGGGGAGCAAGTTTCAGCCGGGTGGAATTGCGTTGACATCCAACGTGGGGGAATCTCCCGAGTATGTGGGCAACCGCGAATATGTACCTGGTGAACCGGCGCGGCGACTCGACTTCCGCTCCTGGGCGCGACTTGGTAAACCGGTGGTTCGCGAATACCAGGAAGAATATTACTGTCGCATCGCACTGATTCTGGATACCTATATGCCGACGGAGCCGTGGCTGAAGCGAAAGTGGAAGTCGCTGGGGCAGCGGACCGGGTTGGGAACCCCCACCGCGGAGACGACGAACGTACTGGAAGCGGGGATCAGCCTGACGGCATCGATTGCGGATGCACTGGCGCGGGGTGAGTATCTGATCGACCTGTTCGCGGCGGGACCGGAGTTGTATGTATTTCGAGCCGGTCGGCATACGGCCCATTTTGATAACGTGCTGGAGATTCTCTCCTGCGTCGATCGCTGTCCCGACGATCCATTCGAGACGATTGGGCCTGCGGTATTTGAAGAGCTGTCGAATGTCTCGACGGCGGTCTGCCTGTTCCTGGACTGGGATCATCAGCGGGAAAAGATGGCGCGGGCAGTACTCGATTCCGGTGCGAGTCTGAAGACGATTATTATTCACGACGGTCCGACAACGGTGCCTTACAACGCAGACGAATTCGGCGAAGCATATCATTTCACACCTGAAGAGATCTCCCGTGGGAAGGTGGAAACGATATGA
- a CDS encoding transglutaminase-like domain-containing protein — protein MNAQRTIAFTMLSLECATFSILSETLFFSFSIIVLAALSYFSVLRYSFSKRQVFWVTSALAVLFIVKYMLYQHDFTLDRLAIRTPLAYAAAQFVMTVQLRQLFDSQFEPFLPASFPLLGVIVFILTGDILVYGSKGLYYQVLVFSYALLTGVYFQIGHAARKPRETERSLWSVYVIRAGFFAMIWLLGWLTATGMDRYERELDQLYYRLIEPRTAGIASRAGFSTISRLGSMTSHFDQGADQIRLRVKSTDEPGYFRGRAFVQFLNSEWHSEVGSHNVPIIAMPPAGVQASVPDDGTWFLLGQAKSPDWIEYQVWSQDSGHIFAPLNTPLVYAFADSIQFDSQEVLTSRTMASGFPYSVFYPRQLLPQRPEHDAALQRLLQLPDEIDPAIKQLAEDVFAGCETSEAKIQRVQAYFQNNYEYELGINVPYGEDPLTYFLREKPAAHCEYFASGTALLLRLAGVPCRYITGYVVRERNAYDQFWVARSRHAHAWVEAWDENRGWVTVESTPFAGQPEFETPGSARQYWESFMGQFTRLKMALQQGQWILAMSEAQLPLLLLVGGVALWFLVRWVLHLVLRQLKTRAEFRDNPLYIQELHRLLSQMDRLLARKHLVREPGETLMQFSRRIQNQEISHWYQTYASSRFMPENESLQDQISQLRSQLQEIRSRKASV, from the coding sequence ATGAATGCGCAGCGGACGATTGCTTTTACGATGCTCAGCCTGGAATGCGCGACGTTTTCGATTCTCTCGGAGACGCTGTTTTTCTCCTTCAGCATTATCGTGCTGGCGGCGTTGTCGTATTTCTCCGTATTGCGTTATTCGTTTTCCAAACGGCAGGTATTCTGGGTTACCAGTGCTCTGGCGGTACTGTTTATTGTGAAGTACATGCTCTATCAGCATGATTTTACGCTCGACCGGCTGGCGATTCGCACACCATTGGCCTACGCGGCGGCACAGTTTGTGATGACGGTACAGTTACGGCAGCTGTTCGACAGTCAGTTTGAACCGTTTCTGCCAGCCTCCTTTCCGCTGCTGGGGGTGATCGTATTTATTTTGACCGGCGATATCCTCGTGTATGGATCGAAGGGGCTTTACTACCAGGTGCTGGTTTTCAGCTATGCGTTGCTGACGGGCGTTTATTTCCAGATCGGACATGCGGCGCGTAAACCTCGAGAAACCGAACGCTCTCTCTGGTCGGTCTATGTCATTCGAGCCGGGTTCTTTGCCATGATCTGGCTGCTGGGCTGGCTGACAGCCACGGGCATGGACCGCTACGAACGGGAGCTGGATCAGCTGTATTACCGGCTGATTGAACCCCGCACAGCCGGTATCGCTTCGCGGGCCGGGTTCTCGACCATTTCCCGGCTGGGAAGCATGACATCTCACTTTGACCAGGGAGCCGATCAGATTCGGTTACGGGTCAAGTCGACCGATGAGCCGGGCTATTTCCGCGGTCGGGCTTTCGTCCAGTTTCTGAATTCAGAATGGCATTCGGAAGTGGGGAGTCATAATGTTCCGATCATTGCGATGCCACCGGCGGGGGTGCAGGCCAGTGTTCCCGATGATGGCACCTGGTTCCTATTGGGGCAGGCGAAGTCACCCGACTGGATTGAGTACCAGGTCTGGTCCCAGGATTCTGGTCATATTTTTGCACCGTTGAATACGCCGCTCGTGTATGCCTTCGCTGACAGTATTCAGTTCGACAGCCAGGAAGTGCTGACTTCGCGGACGATGGCCAGTGGCTTTCCTTATTCGGTCTTTTATCCCCGCCAGCTGCTGCCACAGCGTCCCGAACACGATGCAGCGCTGCAGCGATTGTTGCAGTTGCCGGATGAGATCGACCCCGCAATCAAGCAACTGGCGGAAGATGTGTTCGCGGGCTGTGAGACTTCCGAGGCGAAGATCCAGCGGGTGCAGGCTTACTTCCAGAACAACTATGAGTATGAACTGGGAATTAACGTACCGTATGGAGAAGACCCGTTGACCTACTTCCTGCGGGAGAAGCCGGCGGCCCATTGTGAATACTTCGCTTCAGGAACGGCTCTATTGCTCAGACTAGCGGGAGTGCCCTGTCGTTACATTACGGGGTATGTGGTTCGCGAACGGAATGCCTACGATCAGTTCTGGGTCGCTCGCAGCCGTCATGCGCATGCGTGGGTGGAAGCGTGGGATGAAAATCGGGGCTGGGTGACTGTGGAATCGACACCGTTCGCCGGGCAGCCGGAGTTCGAAACACCTGGTTCTGCACGTCAATACTGGGAATCGTTTATGGGACAGTTCACCCGGCTCAAGATGGCCCTGCAACAGGGGCAGTGGATCCTGGCGATGTCGGAAGCCCAGTTGCCTTTACTGCTGCTGGTGGGGGGGGTGGCGCTGTGGTTCCTGGTGCGATGGGTGTTGCATCTGGTTCTGCGACAACTGAAAACGCGTGCGGAGTTTCGCGACAATCCGTTATATATTCAGGAGTTACACCGCCTTTTATCTCAGATGGATCGTCTGCTGGCTCGTAAACATCTGGTTCGTGAACCTGGGGAAACTCTGATGCAATTTTCCCGTCGGATTCAGAATCAGGAGATCTCCCACTGGTATCAAACCTATGCCAGCAGCCGGTTTATGCCGGAAAATGAGTCATTGCAGGACCAGATCAGCCAACTGCGATCTCAGCTACAGGAAATCCGCAGTCGGAAAGCCTCTGTCTGA
- a CDS encoding metallophosphoesterase, translating to MRLSAFLLTLCLVPLTVTAADIERIWLTCNNHRPDRIVFNWYSDQPGDSVVHFGATPDSLQTISQPGNARLHHVEIPLPQRDTIYHYSVQTGNETSSLATFKAFPTDVLRIAVVADWQSQPDLSQLRKDDVHLLLTAGDNIRNLWQTCGPGKPECIEPYLQLIGKYPQLFRSTPFMPVLGNHDREAHPRGQQPPAHAVYDVEATAFRRVFALPGEEWKWHFDLPDFDLRLIALDFNHTSDFGTTWQTCHPFGHDSEQYRWYEQLTQTNPGLTITLYNERNATMRGKLKGDWHKLFQRGTLCVTGFGYFAERAEVDGLTCYNTSLSGTGTKYPDPHSKFLAGQDSYLLLTCDRAAGTMKAELKNLKGDVLDRQMFSAAKSQ from the coding sequence ATGAGATTATCCGCATTCCTGCTCACCCTCTGCCTGGTTCCCCTCACGGTCACCGCAGCAGATATTGAACGCATCTGGCTCACCTGTAACAACCATCGCCCCGATCGAATTGTGTTCAACTGGTACAGCGACCAGCCCGGCGACTCCGTGGTGCACTTTGGCGCCACCCCTGATTCCCTGCAGACCATCAGCCAACCGGGCAACGCAAGACTGCATCATGTCGAGATCCCGCTGCCCCAACGGGACACGATCTACCATTACTCGGTCCAGACCGGGAACGAAACATCGTCACTCGCGACATTCAAAGCGTTTCCCACCGATGTCCTGCGCATCGCGGTCGTCGCAGACTGGCAGTCACAACCCGATCTGTCACAGCTGCGAAAAGACGATGTCCATCTGCTGCTCACCGCCGGCGACAACATCCGTAATCTCTGGCAGACCTGTGGACCCGGCAAACCGGAATGCATTGAACCCTACCTGCAGCTCATCGGTAAATACCCGCAACTGTTCCGTTCAACACCTTTCATGCCGGTGCTCGGCAATCATGACCGCGAAGCGCATCCCCGTGGTCAGCAGCCCCCGGCTCACGCCGTCTACGATGTCGAAGCAACCGCGTTCCGCCGCGTCTTCGCGTTACCCGGCGAAGAATGGAAGTGGCATTTCGACCTCCCGGACTTCGATCTGCGGTTGATCGCCCTCGACTTCAACCACACATCCGATTTCGGCACCACCTGGCAGACCTGTCATCCGTTTGGTCATGACTCAGAACAGTATCGCTGGTATGAGCAGCTCACGCAGACCAATCCCGGTCTCACCATAACCCTGTATAACGAGCGCAACGCCACCATGCGGGGTAAGCTCAAGGGAGACTGGCACAAGCTCTTCCAACGGGGGACGCTCTGCGTCACCGGCTTCGGCTATTTCGCCGAGCGGGCCGAGGTGGACGGTCTGACCTGTTACAACACCTCACTCAGTGGCACAGGCACAAAGTACCCGGACCCGCATTCAAAATTCCTCGCCGGACAGGACAGCTACCTGCTGCTCACCTGTGACCGCGCAGCAGGTACCATGAAGGCTGAGCTGAAAAACCTCAAAGGTGATGTGCTCGACCGCCAGATGTTTTCAGCAGCGAAGTCTCAGTAA
- a CDS encoding tetratricopeptide repeat protein: MVGLILLGIVGSAPFWGQGLWVDFCLQRAEANLVARDPERALEWIASADGYAVDNPELILLKARALRKSHDVQAAYTELQKYFELAGLTPALEQEQWLLKAQVGDHTDLQMHLSDVLMAPEGDLQDICETYVNSCLLNYQFNDALKILELWEADFPADPLPHFMRGKMFEHNLAWDEAITEYQRVLDKDPRYAPAAYSLGRIHLTLKKTEQALEYYQRAVEGADQPGPAQVGVARCLRLLNRNAEAKALLQQVLANEPEELQKAYQALGDHKAAALSEPQLEMARLELGAKNYEAALKWLEPAAEANPLDLGIKNSLVQVYSRLGRKKEARELGQVVKETNEVLAEISDLLKVVEENPGDADLRFQVGKKYLNYVSEEQGVVWLNSVIRLKPTHREAHAELAHYYEQNLFRGPSFERLARQHRAQVEALAEQEENQGVPVNHNENKAQATPVEEPEKASQP, translated from the coding sequence GTGGTCGGTCTGATCCTGCTGGGGATCGTGGGCAGTGCGCCTTTCTGGGGGCAGGGCTTGTGGGTCGATTTCTGTCTGCAGCGGGCGGAAGCAAATCTGGTCGCACGCGATCCGGAGCGGGCCCTGGAGTGGATTGCTTCCGCGGACGGATATGCTGTAGATAACCCGGAGCTGATTCTGCTGAAAGCGCGGGCGCTGCGGAAGTCGCATGATGTTCAAGCCGCTTATACTGAGTTGCAGAAGTACTTTGAGCTGGCAGGACTCACGCCGGCACTCGAGCAGGAGCAGTGGCTGCTGAAAGCACAGGTGGGAGATCATACCGATCTACAGATGCATCTCAGTGACGTTCTGATGGCTCCCGAGGGGGATCTGCAGGACATCTGTGAGACCTACGTCAACAGCTGTCTGTTGAATTATCAGTTCAATGATGCGCTCAAAATCCTGGAGCTCTGGGAAGCAGATTTCCCCGCTGATCCGCTGCCCCATTTTATGCGGGGGAAGATGTTTGAGCATAATCTCGCCTGGGATGAAGCAATTACTGAATATCAGCGTGTTTTGGATAAGGACCCCAGATATGCTCCTGCCGCTTACAGCCTGGGGCGAATCCACCTGACGTTGAAGAAGACGGAGCAGGCATTGGAGTATTATCAGCGGGCCGTTGAGGGTGCCGATCAGCCGGGACCGGCCCAGGTGGGAGTGGCCCGCTGTCTGCGGTTGTTGAACCGGAATGCCGAGGCGAAAGCGCTGTTGCAACAGGTGCTGGCGAACGAACCGGAGGAGCTGCAGAAAGCTTATCAGGCTTTGGGGGATCATAAAGCAGCAGCGCTGTCGGAGCCGCAACTGGAAATGGCCAGGCTGGAACTGGGGGCGAAGAATTACGAAGCGGCACTCAAGTGGCTGGAGCCGGCGGCAGAGGCAAATCCCCTGGACCTGGGAATTAAGAACTCACTGGTGCAGGTCTACAGCCGACTGGGCCGCAAGAAAGAAGCACGCGAATTGGGACAGGTCGTCAAGGAGACCAACGAAGTGCTGGCGGAAATCTCAGATCTGTTGAAAGTCGTGGAAGAGAATCCGGGCGATGCGGACTTACGATTTCAGGTCGGCAAGAAATACCTGAATTATGTTTCCGAGGAGCAGGGGGTTGTCTGGCTCAATTCGGTCATCCGGTTGAAGCCCACTCATCGTGAAGCCCATGCAGAACTGGCTCACTATTATGAGCAGAATCTCTTCCGTGGCCCCAGCTTCGAACGACTGGCCAGACAGCATCGTGCGCAGGTAGAGGCTTTGGCTGAACAGGAAGAGAATCAGGGCGTGCCTGTAAACCACAATGAAAACAAAGCGCAGGCGACGCCTGTCGAAGAGCCTGAAAAGGCCAGCCAGCCATGA
- a CDS encoding CRTAC1 family protein, with product MSVKPPVTPFQTGQPYPDNSLRTPVSSIQSYWLMLVLLMLFTGCQSETESVKSSSKTTQEGTQASSSAEEVAPVFRDVWPEQKLDFTYRNGREAGELAILETIGGGTAIFDYDRDGEPDLFFPGGGTFENKSTKGYPSVLLRHTGDFRFEDRTIPAGLDLAAFYSNGCAVGDYDNDGFSDLLVTGYGGSVLWKNLGDGTFEEVSVDAGVRDCFMGTSAGWGDLNGDGLLDLYLTQYADWSFENHPPCELTPGVPDVCSPHSFTGMKDRVFYSKGDGTFYDATEEAGLVPEGKGLGVLLADLDNDADLDVYVCNDTVENFLYLNDGKGKLEEVGIINGAAVDDGATPNGSMGVDIMDYNQDGLPDLWVANYEKEAFALYRNDGDAQFLHVSNDTGVTSIGTLFVGFGTACADFDLDGDEDVMVANGHVAYYSTHSPFRQKPLYLENRDGRFQQREFSGDSYLGQAHTGRGLAVSDLNQDGKLDVVISNFYDPPAILKNETEEAGSWVTVRLIGIQSNRDAVGARLVLHTSAGDQVRQVKGGGSYLSANDLLVHWGVPEGVSVDSLAIYWPSGVEQTLKTVNQREVNLILEPTP from the coding sequence ATGAGTGTCAAGCCGCCCGTAACCCCGTTTCAAACCGGACAGCCGTACCCCGACAATAGCCTGAGAACACCTGTTTCCAGCATCCAATCTTACTGGCTGATGCTGGTATTGCTGATGCTCTTTACCGGTTGTCAGTCTGAGACGGAGTCGGTCAAGTCGAGTTCGAAAACCACCCAAGAAGGAACGCAGGCATCGAGCTCTGCAGAGGAAGTGGCGCCTGTGTTTCGAGATGTCTGGCCGGAGCAGAAGCTGGACTTTACTTATCGCAATGGACGTGAAGCGGGAGAGCTGGCGATCCTGGAAACCATCGGGGGCGGCACCGCGATCTTTGATTATGATCGCGATGGTGAGCCGGATCTGTTCTTTCCCGGTGGTGGGACGTTTGAAAACAAGAGTACAAAGGGTTATCCCTCCGTACTGCTGCGGCACACGGGGGACTTTCGGTTTGAAGATCGGACCATTCCGGCGGGACTGGATCTGGCGGCGTTCTACAGTAATGGTTGTGCTGTGGGCGATTATGACAACGATGGTTTTTCCGACCTGCTGGTGACCGGCTATGGTGGTTCGGTGCTCTGGAAGAACCTGGGAGACGGAACCTTTGAAGAGGTGTCAGTGGATGCAGGTGTGCGTGACTGTTTCATGGGAACGAGTGCCGGCTGGGGGGACCTGAATGGTGACGGTCTGCTGGATCTCTATCTGACGCAGTACGCGGACTGGTCGTTCGAGAATCATCCCCCGTGTGAACTGACTCCGGGCGTACCCGATGTCTGTTCGCCTCATTCTTTCACGGGAATGAAAGACAGGGTTTTTTACAGTAAAGGGGACGGTACCTTTTACGATGCGACAGAGGAAGCGGGCCTGGTCCCCGAGGGTAAAGGACTGGGGGTGCTGCTGGCGGATCTGGATAATGATGCGGATCTGGATGTCTATGTGTGTAACGATACCGTCGAGAATTTCCTGTACCTGAATGACGGGAAAGGGAAGCTGGAGGAGGTGGGCATTATCAATGGTGCCGCCGTCGATGATGGAGCCACGCCGAATGGAAGCATGGGAGTGGACATCATGGACTATAACCAGGACGGTCTGCCTGATCTGTGGGTGGCGAATTATGAGAAAGAAGCGTTTGCTTTGTATCGCAATGACGGTGATGCCCAGTTTCTGCACGTAAGCAATGATACGGGAGTGACTTCGATTGGGACCCTGTTTGTCGGTTTCGGGACTGCCTGTGCGGACTTCGATCTGGATGGGGATGAAGATGTAATGGTGGCCAACGGGCATGTCGCGTACTACTCGACTCACTCACCATTTCGGCAGAAGCCACTCTACCTGGAAAATCGGGACGGACGATTTCAGCAACGGGAGTTCTCAGGCGACTCGTATCTGGGCCAGGCCCACACCGGCCGGGGACTGGCAGTTTCCGATTTAAATCAAGACGGGAAGCTGGATGTCGTGATCTCCAATTTTTATGATCCACCGGCAATTCTCAAAAATGAGACCGAAGAGGCAGGCTCCTGGGTTACTGTGCGTCTGATTGGTATACAGAGCAATCGAGACGCGGTTGGAGCACGGCTGGTGCTGCATACTTCAGCCGGCGATCAGGTCAGACAGGTCAAGGGGGGGGGCAGTTATTTGTCTGCCAACGACCTGCTTGTACACTGGGGAGTGCCTGAGGGCGTAAGTGTAGACAGTTTAGCTATTTACTGGCCCTCTGGGGTTGAACAGACGCTGAAAACCGTGAATCAGCGCGAGGTTAACCTCATTCTTGAGCCGACTCCCTGA